One Setaria viridis chromosome 5, Setaria_viridis_v4.0, whole genome shotgun sequence genomic region harbors:
- the LOC117856001 gene encoding uncharacterized protein, whose amino-acid sequence MAMGSLSLLLLLLISTASADDEAALLAFKAAAIGGNRYGDPLALWNKSSAGGYCSWEGVRCQQRQVVELSLTSRGLEGVLSPAIGNLSSLRVLNLSNNAFHKDIPASLGRLRHLHTIDLSSNAFSGKIPANLSSCPNLTTLLFYSNQLSGSVPFELGDKLTRLKNLIVYKNNLIGGIPASLANLSSLLVLSLSFNQLEGTIPPGLGGILSLRHLDLAFNRLSGDPPASLYNLSSLEMLQIQGNMLRGSIPVDIGKRFPSMLILRLATNQFTGSIPASLSNLTTLKELELQENGLSGHVPSTMGKLQGLRRLNLQHTNLEADNKEGWEFMTSLSNCSQLQHLLIGSNTAFTGQIPSSIGNLSTTLRTLMLADTGISGTIPSSIGNLVNLEYLHMANNTIYGVIPESIGMLGNLVMLALYNTDLSGFIPPSIGNLTRLISLNAYSGNLEGPIPASLGKLKNLVALDLSMNRLNGSIPIEIFRLPLLSRYLAFVYNSLSGPLPSEVGRLGNLNALALTGNQLSGTIPDSIGECTVLQSLWLDNNSFEGSIPPSVRNLKGLTTLDLSMNKLSGIIPDAIGSISNLQVLFLADNNLSGPIPTLLQNVTSLIALNLSFNNLQGEVPKEGIFRYVANFSITGNSELCGGIPQLNLAPCSTISVKNNRKGRLQSLKIAMPIIGALLLLGIIIVLFHLTNKTRRRQKRPFLSPITEKQHERVSYQALANGTDGFSEANLLGKGSFGAVYKCTFQDEGTIVAVKVFNLEQSGSTRSFVAECEALSRVRHRCLIKIITCCSSINHQGQEFKALVFEFMPNGSLNAWLHPNSDMPNLTNTLSLEQRLDIAVDVMDALDYLHNHCQTPIVHCDLKPSNILLAEDMSARVGDFGISRILPESASRTLQNSNSTIGIRGSIGYVAPEYGEGSAISTIGDVYSLGILLLEMFTGRSPTDDMFREVDLHQYSKQGLSERILDIADSTIWLHVESKDSIIRSTIKNCLVSVFRLAISCSKRNPRDRMMMKDAVVEMHAIRDSYHKFSC is encoded by the exons ATGGCAATGGGCTCACTGAGCTTGCTGCTGCTCTTGTTGATATCCACCGCATCAGCAGACGACGAGGCCGCGCTGCTGGCCTTCAAGGCTGCGGCGATCGGCGGCAACAGGTACGGAGACCCACTTGCTTTGTGGAACAAGAGCAGCGCCGGTGGGTACTGCAGCTGGGAGGGGGTGAGGTGCCAGCAGCGACAAGTTGTGGAGCTGAGCCTGACCTCCCGTGGGCTAGAAGGTGTCCTCTCGCCAGCCATCGGTAACCTGTCATCTCTTAGGGTTCTAAACCTGAGCAACAACGCGTTCCACAAGGACATACCCGCGAGCCTTGGGCGCCTGCGCCACCTCCACACCATTGACCTAAGCAGCAATGCTTTCTCCGGTAAGATCCCTGCCAACCTCAGCTCCTGCCCCAACCTAACCACCCTGTTATTCTACTCCAACCAGCTCAGTGGGTCCGTACCTTTCGAGCTTGGTGACAAGCTAACACGCCTCAAGAATCTCATAGTGTACAAAAACAACCTCATCGGCGGCATTCCAGCGTCGTTGGCTAACTTGTCATCATTACTTGTGCTGTCTCTCTCATTCAACCAGCTCGAGGGTACCATCCCTCCGGGCCTTGGTGGCATCCTCAGCCTCCGGCACCTCGACCTCGCCTTTAACAGACTCTCTGGTGATCCCCCAGCCTCACTGTACAACCTATCTTCATTGGAGATGTTGCAAATTCAAGGAAACATGCTCCGTGGAAGCATTCCTGTGGACATTGGAAAAAGGTTCCCCAGCATGTTGATTCTTAGACTTGCTACGAACCAGTTCACCGGGTCCATCCCTGCTTCACTTTCCAACCTCACAACACTTAAAGAACTTGAACTTCAAGAAAACGGGCTCAGTGGACATGTACCTAGCACCATGGGGAAACTTCAAGGGCTGCGACGTCTGAACCTGCAGCACACCAACCTAGAAGCAGACAATAAGGAGGGGTGGGAGTTCATGACTTCACTATCAAATTGCAGCCAGCTCCAGCATTTACTTATCGGCAGTAACACTGCCTTCACTGGGCAGATTCCTAGTTCAATAGGGAACCTCTCAACAACCCTGCGAACCCTCATGTTGGCCGACACTGGAATATCAGGGACCATACCCTCATCCATTGGCAACTTGGTGAACCTTGAATACCTCCATATGGCGAATAATACCATCTATGGTGTGATTCCTGAGAGCATCGGTATGCTAGGAAACTTGGTTATGCTAGCTTTATACAACACAGATTTGTCAGGCTTCATACCTCCATCTATCGGAAATCTCACAAGGTTGATTAGCCTTAATGCATACAGTGGCAATTTGGAGGGGCCGATTCCAGCAAGTTTAGGGAAGCTGAAGAATCTGGTAGCCCTGGATCTATCAATGAATCGGCTAAACGGTTCCATTCCCATAGAGATATTCAGACTACCACTTCTTTCTAGGTACTTAGCTTTCGTATACAATTCACTATCAGGACCTCTTCCTTCAGAAGTTGGTAGATTAGGGAACCTTAACGCCCTGGCTTTGACTGGAAATCAATTGTCCGGTACGATACCTGATAGTATTGGGGAGTGCACTGTGCTACAAAGCCTTTggttggacaataattcattcGAAGGAAGCATACCTCCATCTGTAAGAAATTTGAAAGGTCTGACTACACTCGATCTGTCAATGAATAAGTTATCTGGTATTATTCCTGATGCCATCGGAAGTATCAGCAACCTTCAAGTGCTATTTCTTGCTGACAACAATCTTTCAGGACCAATCCCTACACTACTGCAGAATGTAACGTCACTGATAGCATTGAATCTATCATTCAATAATCTGCAAGGGGAAGTGCCGAAAGAAGGCATTTTCAGATATGTGGCTAACTTTTCAATCACTGGAAATAGTGAGCTTTGTGGTGGAATACCTCAGCTTAATTTAGCTCCATGCAGCACAATATCTGTTAAGAATAATAGAAAAGGGAGGTTGCAGTCCCTTAAAATAGCTATGCCAATCATCGGTGCACTCTTGTTATTAGGTATCATTATTGTACTCTTTCATCTGACCAATAAGACTAGAAGAAGGCAGAAGAGGCCATTCTTATCACCAATAACTGAGAAACAACATGAAAGAGTTTCTTATCAGGCACTAGCAAATGGTACTGATGGATTTTCAGAAGCCAACTTGCTTGGTAAAGGAAGCTTTGGGGCGGTCTACAAATGCACTTTCCAAGATGAGGGAACTATTGTTGCAGTGAAGGTCTTTAACCTCGAACAATCAGGATCCACTCGAAGTTTTGTGGCTGAATGTGAGGCTCTGAGCAGGGTACGGCATCGGTGTCTTATTAAAATCATCACCTGCTGCTCAAGCATTAATCACCAAGGTCAAGAGTTCAAGGCATTAGTTTTTGAGTTCATGCCAAACGGTAGCTTGAATGCTTGGCTTCATCCAAACTCTGACATGCCCAATCTGACAAATACTCTAAGCCTAGAGCAAAGGCTAGACATTGCTGTAGATGTCATGGATGCTTTAGACTATCTTCACAATCACTGTCAAACACCAATTGTTCACTGCGATCTGAAACCAAGCAACATCCTTCTTGCAGAAGACATGAGTGCCCGAGTTGGAGATTTTGGCATATCTAGAATCCTTCCAGAAAGTGCAAGTAGAACCCTGCAAAATTCAAATAGCACAATTGGAATAAGAGGCTCCATTGGTTATGTTGCGCCAG AGTATGGTGAAGGCTCTGCGATCTCCACTATTGGCGATGTGTATAGTCTCGGTATATTATTACTTGAGATGTTTACTGGAAGGAGCCCCACAGATGACATGTTCAGAGAGGTGGATCTGCATCAGTATTCCAAGCAAGGGCTTAGTGAAAGAATATTGGATATTGCTGATTCGACAATCTGGCTGCATGTAGAGTCAAAGGATAGCATTATAAGGAGCACAATAAAAAATTGCTTGGTTTCTGTTTTCAGGCTTGCCATATCCTGCTCAAAGCGAAATCCAAGGGACCGAATGATGATGAAAGATGCAGTAGTAGAGATGCACGCAATCAGAGATTCTTACCACAAGTTTTCCTGCTAG
- the LOC117856005 gene encoding uncharacterized protein — MEGLMLADTGIVGSIPLAIGNLFNLQFFSISGEIPDSIGKLECIDVLPDLLGVRTVRLVGSKDTSLSNMSSLNFLALGRNQLEGPIPSELGSIGGLQALDLSRNNLSGVLPHTLYNLSMLKGFLVNSNLLSGTIPADIGNRLPNIGFINFSSNRFHGTIPPSVSNLSALATLALDGNNLSGYVPSTLGRLQSLIGLYLSDNKLEANDREGWEFVDMLANCSQLQRLILRNNSFSAKLPSSIANLSTTLKVLDLSDNRIS, encoded by the exons ATGGAAGGCCTCATGTTGGCTGACACTGGGATCGTTGGAAGCATTCCCTTGGCCATTGGCAATCTGTTTAACCTCCAATTCTTCAGCATATCTGGAGAAATTCCAGATAGCATTGGCAAGCTG GAGTGCATCGATGTTCTGCCAGACTTGTTGGGAGTAAGGACAGTCAGACTTGTTGGGAGTAAGGACA CATCGCTATCCAACATGTCATCTCTGAACTTTCTTGCTCTAGGTAGAAACCAGCTCGAGGGGCCCATACCATCCGAACTTGGCAGCATTGGAGGCCTACAAGCCCTTGATCTCTCCCGGAACAACCTCTCAGGTGTGCTTCCACACACACTGTACAATTTGTCCATGCTGAAAGGCTTCTTGGTAAACAGTAATTTGCTTTCTGGAACTATTCCTGCTGATATTGGCAATAGGTTGCCCAATATTGGCTTCATAAACTTCTCTTCCAACCGATTTCATGGAACTATCCCACCTTCAGTCTCCAATCTCTCTGCCCTCGCAACCCTTGCCCTTGATGGTAACAATCTTAGTGGGTATGTGCCTTCTACTTTGGGGAGGTTGCAATCTCTTATTGGCCTGTACTTGAGTGACAATAAGCTAGAAGCAAATGACAGGGAGGGCTGGGAATTCGTCGATATGCTCGCAAACTGCAGCCAGCTTCAGAGACTGATTCTTCGCAATAACTCTTTCAGTGCGAAACTTCCCAGTTCAATTGCAAACCTGTCGACAACTCTCAAAGTTCTTGATCTTTCAGACAATAGAATCTCCTGA
- the LOC140223020 gene encoding uncharacterized protein produces MDMQSATTLLLLSASIVISIPAAVEADDQATLLAFKAAATRGGHGNALASWNSSSAGGFCSWEGVTCGSRHRRVVALSLRSHGLTGVLSPVIGNLSFLRTLNLSKNGFNGNVPASLGRLRHLQALNLSYNAFSGELPANLSSCTSLTIMALQSNHLQGYIPPELGDNLARLTRLQLRENNLIGTIPASLGNLSSLRMLDLASNQFDGAIPPSLGSILGLQYLNLAFNNLSGEFPNSLYNLSSLQVLETLSNVLEGSIPADIGSRFPKMWLLTFAHNRFTGTIPSSFSNLTSLQGLDLSVNMLSGYLPPTLGRLPALQGLYLYGNMLETDKMQLREFITSLSNCSQLRLLMLNDNAGLAGQLPSSVVNLSTSLQVLRFDFTNISGTIPSAISNLVNLRIFIAGATSISGLIPKSIGELTNLGWLGLHQTNLSGRIPSSIGNLSNLVSLLAHDSNLEGPIPASIVNMTNLLKLDLAMNRLNGSLPKEIFKLPVISIYLNLSYNSLSGSLPSEVGNFGNLNSLVLSGNQFSGEIPNTIGGCIVLQQLRLDNNLFEGSIPQSLNNIKGLSELNLSLNRLSGSIPSAIGSIYNLQQLYLAYNNLSGPIPSVLQNLTSLSRLDLSFNNLEGEVPKDGIFRNLTNLSISGNNELCGGIPQLHLAPCKMDSVKKNREGRSKSLTIALTTIGAIFFLTLVIVSIQIISKKLRRKQQSPFQPPIVDEQYERVSYQAIANGTNGFSEANLLGKGSFGMVYKCTFQDEGTIAAVKVFNLEQSGSTRSFVAECEALRRVRHRSLIKIITCCSSINHQGQEFKALVFEFMPNGSLSDWLHKKSGMPTVTNTLNLAQRLDISVDIMDALDYLHNHCQPSIIHCDLKPSNILLAEDMSARVGDFGISRILPKRASQTLQNSNSTIGIRGSIGYVAPEYGEGSSVSGLGDVYSLGILLLEMFTGRSPTDDIFRGSLDLHKFSEDALPDRIWEIVDTKMWLHTDAYDETTRSRIENCLVAIVALGISCSKKQPRERISIQDAVTEMHAIRDSYLMLGRPLR; encoded by the exons ATGGACATGCAGTCAGCAACGACCTTGCTCCTGCTATCCGCCTCCATAGTCATCTCCATCCCAGCGGCTGTAGAAGCCGACGACCAGGCCACACTGCTCGCATTCAAGGCCGCGGCAACTCGCGGTGGCCATGGCAACGCACTTGCTTCGTGGaacagcagcagcgccggcgggTTCTGCAGCTGGGAGGGTGTTACCTGCGGGAGCAGGCACCGGAGAGTGGTGGCGCTGAGCCTGCGTTCCCACGGGCTCACCGGCGTCCTCTCGCCGGTGATCGGGAACCTGTCATTCCTCAGGACTCTCAACCTGAGCAAGAACGGGTTCAACGGGAACGTTCCCGCGAGCCTTGGCCGTTTGCGCCACCTGCAGGCCCTCAACTTGAGCTACAACGCCTTCTCCGGTGAGCTCCCAGCCAACCTGTCCTCATGCACTAGTTTAACGATCATGGCCCTCCAGTCCAACCATCTCCAAGGGTACATACCTCCCGAGCTCGGTGACAATCTAGCACGCCTCACGAGGCTCCAACTGCGGGAAAACAACCTGATTGGAACCATTCCAGCATCACTTGGCAACTTGTCGTCACTGCGTATGCTGGACCTCGCATCCAACCAGTTCGACGGCGCCATCCCTCCCAGCCTTGGTAGCATCCTAGGCCTCCAGTATCTTAATCTCGCCTTCAACAACCTCTCCGGCGAGTTCCCCAACTCATTGTACAACTTGTCTTCGTTGCAAGTGTTGGAAACTCTATCCAACGTGCTCGAGGGAAGCATTCCTGCAGACATCGGAAGTAGATTCCCCAAGATGTGGTTACTTACCTTTGCTCATAACAGGTTCACCGGAACCATCCCATCTTCGTTCTCCAACCTCACTTCTCTCCAAGGACTAGACCTCTCTGTAAACATGCTCAGTGGATATTTGCCTCCCACACTTGGTAGGCTACCAGCTCTGCAAGGTCTATACTTGTACGGCAACATGTTGGAAACAGACAAAATGCAGCTACGGGAATTCATCACTTCGTTGTCAAACTGTAGTCAACTCCGGCTATTAATGCTCAATGACAATGCCGGTCTCGCTGGGCAGCTGCCAAGTTCAGTAGTGAATCTCTCAACAAGCCTCCAAGTTCTCCGCTTCGATTTCACAAATATCTCGGGGACAATTCCCTCAGCCATCAGCAATTTGGTCAACCTCCGAATCTTCATTGCAGGGGCTACTTCCATATCTGGATTAATTCCAAAGAGCATTGGAGAACTGACAAACTTGGGATGGCTAGGTTTGCACCAAACTAACTTGTCGGGTCGAATACCTTCATCTATTGGAAATCTCTCAAATTTAGTTAGCCTTCTTGCGCACGACAGCAACCTGGAGGGACCAATTCCAGCAAGCATAGTGAACATGACTAATTTATTGAAACTCGATCTAGCAATGAACCGTCTGAATGGTTCGCTTCCCAAAGAGATTTTCAAATTACCAGTAATCTCTATTTACTTAAACCTGTCATACAATTCACTATCAGGATCACTCCCCTCTGAAGTTGGTAACTTCGGAAACCTTAACAGCCTGGTTCTCTCCGGAAACCAATTTTCCGGTGAGATACCAAATACTATTGGGGGATGCATTGTGCTTCAACAACTTAGAttggacaataatttatttGAAGGAAGCATACCTCAATCTCTCAACAATATAAAGGGCCTGAGCGAACTCAACCTATCATTGAATAGGTTGTCTGGTTCTATTCCTAGTGCCATTGGAAGTATATATAACCTACAACAGTTGTATCTAGCATACAACAATTTGTCAGGGCCGATACCTTCAGTTCTGCAAAATTTGACATCATTATCAAGGTTGGACCTGTCCTTTAACAATCTGGAAGGGGAAGTGCCAAAAGATGGCATTTTTAGAAACTTGACCAACCTGTCGATTTCTGGAAACAATGAACTTTGTGGTGGAATACCTCAGCTTCATTTAGCACCATGCAAAATGGACTCTGTGAAAAAGAATAGAGAAGGGCGGTCAAAGTCTCTAACAATAGCTCTGACAACTATTGGTGCGATCTTTTTCTTAACTTTGGTTATAGTTTCAATTCAGATCATCTCTAAGAAGCTTAGACGAAAGCAACAGAGCCCATTCCAACCACCAATAGTTGATGAACAGTATGAAAGAGTTTCTTATCAAGCAATAGCAAATGGAACCAATGGATTTTCAGAAGCCAATTTGCTAGGTAAAGGAAGTTTTGGCATGGTCTATAAATGCACTTTCCAAGATGAGGGAACTATTGCTGCAGTGAAGGTTTTTAACCTTGAGCAATCCGGATCTACTAGAAGTTTTGTGGCTGAATGTGAAGCGCTTAGAAGGGTGCGGCACCGTAGTCTCATAAAGATCATTACATGCTGCTCAAGCATCAATCACCAAGGCCAAGAGTTCAAGGCTCTGGTTTTCGAGTTTATGCCAAATGGTAGCTTAAGTGATTGGCTTCATAAAAAATCTGGCATGCCTACGGTGACCAATACTCTCAACCTAGCACAAAGGCTTGATATTTCTGTTGATATCATGGATGCTTTGGATTATCTTCACAATCACTGCCAGCCATCAATCATTCATTGCGATCTCAAGCCAAGCAACATCCTTCTTGCAGAAGACATGAGTGCCAGAGTTGGAGACTTCGGCATATCAAGAATCCTTCCCAAAAGAGCAAGTCAAACCCTACAAAATTCAAACAGCACAATTGGAATAAGAGGCTCTATTGGTTATGTTGCTCCAG AGTACGGTGAAGGTTCTTCTGTTTCAGGTCTTGGAGATGTTTATAGCCTCGGCATATTGCTGCTTGAGATGTTTACAGGAAGGAGCCCAACTGATGATATATTCAGAGGGTCACTGGATCTGCATAAGTTTTCAGAGGATGCTCTTCCAGATCGAATCTGGGAGATAGTTGACACAAAAATGTGGTTGCATACAGATGCCTATGACGAAACCACAAGAAGTAGAATTGAAAATTGCTTGGTTGCTATCGTTGCTCTCGGAATATCCTGCTCAAAGAAACAACCAAGAGAGAGGATATCGATACAAGATGCGGTCACTGAGATGCATGCTATCAGAGATTCATACCTTATGCTTGGCAGACCTTTGCGGTAG